In bacterium, the following proteins share a genomic window:
- a CDS encoding CBS domain-containing protein: MRQVTAREIMSSPVVTAGPDTPVRELANLMLRFRVSGLPVVDDDRRVLGVVSEADLLQKEEEPLPDPPLLAWHGRSLRLERMFTRYRKATGTVARDIMTENIVSATEETKAHELAHLMLRHNINRVLILRDGRLAGIVTRADVLKVFLRSDESILQTVRDTLARELYIDPATLTLTSAGGIVTIAGTVDRHSDRAIMLKWIRSVDGVVAVHADDLAYRVDDLALGRVAL, from the coding sequence ATGCGGCAGGTGACGGCGCGCGAGATCATGTCGAGCCCCGTGGTGACGGCCGGGCCGGACACCCCGGTCCGGGAACTGGCAAACCTCATGCTCCGGTTCCGCGTCAGCGGGCTGCCGGTGGTCGACGACGACCGCCGGGTCCTCGGCGTCGTCTCGGAGGCGGATCTGCTACAGAAGGAAGAGGAGCCGCTGCCGGACCCGCCCCTCCTCGCCTGGCACGGACGGTCGCTGCGGCTCGAGCGCATGTTCACCCGGTACCGCAAGGCGACCGGGACCGTCGCCCGCGACATCATGACCGAGAACATCGTCAGCGCAACCGAGGAGACGAAAGCCCACGAACTGGCGCATCTCATGCTCCGGCACAACATCAACCGGGTGCTGATTCTGCGTGACGGCCGCCTCGCCGGGATCGTGACGCGCGCGGACGTCCTCAAGGTTTTCCTGCGCAGCGACGAGAGCATCCTCCAGACGGTCCGCGACACCCTGGCCCGCGAACTGTACATCGACCCGGCAACGCTGACGCTCACCTCCGCCGGGGGCATCGTCACCATCGCGGGCACGGTCGACCGGCACAGCGACCGGGCGATCATGCTCAAGTGGATCCGGTCCGTCGACGGGGTGGTCGCCGTCCACGCGGACGACCTCGCCTACCGCGTCGACGATCTCGCGCTCGGGCGGGTCGCGCTCTAG
- a CDS encoding mandelate racemase/muconate lactonizing enzyme family protein codes for MKIARVEVYGYDLHYVHGTYVMSGGREAAALASTAVRLVTDEGAEGWGEVCPLGTTYLPAFADGARAAIRAMAPALLGLDPRQVGAVGDRLDAALRGHGYAKSPIDVACWDLLGQATGCPLATLLGGRRQDAYPLYIAVPLGTPADMAAYAAARRAEGVHRFQLKVGGRPAEDRARVERVLEATDDDDIVIADANGGWALQDAIVAVRLLEPLPRVYLEQPCATLEECLAVRRHTTLPMVLDEVITDVPSLLRAAAAGGLEAFNLKISKVGGLTKARVLRDLAEALGLRVTIEDTWGGDLVTAAVSHLAASTSARALFTVSFMNDWVREHVCGYAPRSRGGVGAAPTAPGLGVGVDRALLGAPLFTAAA; via the coding sequence GTGAAGATCGCCCGCGTCGAGGTCTACGGCTACGACCTACACTACGTCCACGGCACCTACGTGATGTCCGGCGGCCGCGAGGCGGCCGCCCTCGCGAGCACCGCCGTCCGCCTCGTCACGGACGAGGGGGCGGAGGGGTGGGGCGAGGTGTGCCCGCTCGGGACGACGTACCTGCCGGCCTTTGCGGACGGCGCCCGGGCCGCGATCCGGGCGATGGCGCCGGCGCTGCTCGGCCTGGACCCGCGTCAGGTGGGGGCGGTCGGCGACCGCCTTGATGCGGCGCTCCGCGGGCACGGGTACGCCAAGAGTCCCATCGATGTCGCGTGCTGGGATCTCCTGGGGCAGGCGACCGGCTGCCCGCTGGCGACGCTGCTCGGCGGTCGCCGGCAGGACGCATATCCCCTCTACATCGCCGTGCCGCTCGGGACGCCGGCGGACATGGCCGCCTACGCGGCCGCGCGGCGTGCCGAGGGCGTGCACCGGTTTCAACTCAAAGTCGGCGGCCGGCCGGCGGAGGACCGCGCACGGGTCGAGCGGGTGCTCGAAGCGACGGACGACGACGACATCGTGATCGCGGACGCGAACGGCGGCTGGGCGTTGCAGGACGCGATCGTCGCCGTGCGCCTCCTGGAGCCGCTCCCGCGGGTGTACCTGGAGCAGCCGTGTGCCACCCTCGAGGAATGTCTGGCCGTGCGCCGGCACACGACGCTCCCGATGGTCCTCGACGAGGTGATCACCGACGTGCCGTCGCTGCTACGGGCCGCCGCGGCGGGAGGGCTCGAAGCCTTCAACCTCAAGATCAGCAAGGTGGGCGGCCTCACGAAGGCCCGCGTGCTTCGCGACCTCGCGGAGGCGCTGGGTCTCAGGGTGACGATCGAGGACACCTGGGGCGGCGACCTGGTGACGGCCGCCGTGAGTCACCTCGCGGCGAGCACATCGGCCCGCGCGCTGTTCACCGTTTCCTTCATGAACGACTGGGTGCGGGAGCACGTCTGCGGCTACGCGCCGCGGTCGCGCGGCGGCGTGGGCGCCGCGCCCACCGCGCCCGGCCTCGGCGTCGGGGTGGACCGCGCGCTGCTCGGCGCACCGCTCTTCACGGCCGCGGCCTAG
- a CDS encoding thiamine pyrophosphate-binding protein codes for MSEWPGTMIKCFTDQGIRLVTYVPDKVLIPLIDGFQTHPQVTAFSATREEEAVGIAAGASLGGTPSAVLMQSSGFGNVPNALASLLVPYQLPVVLVISERGVLGEFNAVQVPIARVIRPALDALGIPHVTLEREDEVDFLVTRSVHQCHRTQQPAALILSPRLTGGKMEG; via the coding sequence ATGAGCGAGTGGCCCGGCACGATGATCAAGTGCTTCACGGACCAGGGGATCCGGCTCGTGACGTATGTGCCGGACAAGGTCCTGATCCCGCTGATCGACGGGTTTCAGACGCACCCCCAGGTGACCGCGTTCTCCGCGACGCGTGAGGAGGAGGCGGTGGGCATCGCGGCCGGCGCCTCGCTCGGGGGAACGCCGTCGGCCGTGCTCATGCAGAGCAGCGGGTTCGGCAACGTCCCCAACGCGCTCGCATCGCTGCTGGTGCCGTATCAACTGCCGGTCGTGCTCGTGATCTCGGAACGCGGCGTGCTCGGCGAGTTCAACGCGGTCCAGGTGCCGATCGCCCGGGTGATCAGGCCGGCGCTGGATGCGCTCGGGATCCCGCACGTCACGCTCGAACGGGAAGACGAGGTGGATTTTCTCGTCACCCGGAGCGTTCATCAGTGCCACCGGACGCAGCAGCCCGCGGCGCTGATCCTGTCGCCGCGGCTGACCGGCGGCAAGATGGAGGGCTAG
- a CDS encoding dihydroorotase family protein, whose protein sequence is MASDVDLIVTGADVVTPSAVRRCDIGVRDGRIIALGVPGSLGDAGTVIDASGKVVLPGVIDPHVHCRIHSHHVDDLPTVLAAAAAGGVTTALVHLLPNAAVAATPRDLLEEFRDLGQREAPIDFAFHAWLPEREGTLDQIPELLAAGVPSFKLFCAYKSIGRMASDPFLLRAMAVIAHHRGLLLVHAEDGELIDARIAARRGLGRVAASDYLWTHPDEAEWLAIAKTRYYARATGCPLYVVHVSTPRGLDLIDEARRDGQAVWAETCVQYLELTDEALTRWGPLAKISPPLRDRAANEGLWHHLALGRIDTVGSDHSPHSRETKAPGYRDIFEAWYGAPGVQTLLPVMWDAFRRRSLPLPLLARVLSEAPARLFGLDRKGAIAPGLDADLVVVDPDREVEIRGEDQLGNSGYTLYEGRRVRGWPVTTLRRGEVLLEHGILPPSRGRGGGRFVARRP, encoded by the coding sequence GTGGCGTCCGACGTTGATCTCATCGTCACCGGCGCGGACGTAGTCACCCCGTCGGCGGTTCGTCGGTGTGACATCGGCGTCCGCGACGGCCGTATTATCGCGCTCGGCGTACCGGGGAGCCTCGGGGACGCCGGGACGGTGATCGACGCTTCCGGGAAGGTCGTGCTGCCCGGTGTGATCGATCCCCACGTGCACTGCCGTATCCACAGCCATCACGTCGACGATCTGCCCACGGTCCTCGCGGCGGCCGCGGCCGGTGGGGTCACCACCGCGCTCGTCCACCTCCTGCCGAACGCCGCCGTCGCCGCGACCCCGCGCGACCTGCTCGAGGAGTTCCGCGACCTCGGGCAGCGTGAGGCGCCGATCGACTTTGCGTTCCACGCCTGGTTGCCGGAGCGCGAGGGCACGCTCGACCAGATTCCCGAGTTGCTCGCCGCCGGCGTCCCGTCGTTCAAGCTGTTCTGCGCCTACAAGTCGATCGGCCGCATGGCCTCGGATCCGTTCCTGCTCCGCGCGATGGCGGTGATCGCGCATCACCGCGGCCTGCTCCTCGTCCACGCGGAAGACGGCGAGTTGATCGACGCGCGCATCGCTGCGCGGCGCGGGCTGGGCCGGGTCGCGGCGTCCGACTATCTCTGGACGCACCCGGACGAGGCCGAGTGGCTGGCCATCGCGAAGACCCGATACTATGCCCGGGCCACCGGCTGCCCGCTCTATGTGGTTCACGTCAGCACCCCGCGCGGGCTCGACCTCATCGATGAGGCGCGCCGCGACGGGCAGGCGGTCTGGGCCGAGACCTGCGTGCAGTATCTCGAATTGACGGACGAGGCGCTGACGCGGTGGGGGCCGCTGGCCAAGATCAGTCCGCCGCTGCGCGACCGGGCGGCGAACGAGGGGCTGTGGCACCATCTGGCCTTGGGCCGGATCGACACCGTGGGGTCCGATCACTCGCCTCATTCTCGGGAAACGAAGGCCCCCGGGTATCGCGACATCTTCGAGGCATGGTACGGCGCTCCGGGGGTCCAGACGCTGCTGCCGGTCATGTGGGACGCCTTCCGCCGGCGATCGCTGCCGCTGCCGCTGCTCGCCCGGGTCCTGAGCGAAGCGCCGGCGCGCCTCTTCGGCCTCGACCGCAAGGGCGCGATCGCGCCGGGCCTGGACGCCGACCTGGTCGTCGTCGATCCGGATCGCGAGGTGGAGATCCGCGGCGAAGACCAGCTCGGCAACAGCGGATACACGTTGTACGAGGGCCGGCGCGTCCGCGGATGGCCCGTGACGACGCTCCGGCGCGGCGAGGTGCTGCTCGAGCACGGCATCCTGCCCCCGTCCCGGGGGCGCGGCGGCGGGCGGTTTGTCGCCCGGCGGCCGTAG
- the nth gene encoding endonuclease III codes for MSPDRVLPSPRVRRKAAAVDGVLRRRHRLPLWRSRDPLGTLVGTILSQHTSDTNRDRAFARLRARFPTWEALYRASTAQIAAAIRPAGLARVKAPRIRAVLRRVARERGRLSLAFLRRWPRGRARAWLRSLPGVGPKTAAIVLQFALAKPAFAVDTHVDRVGRRLGLIPPRMSTEDAHDWMEAVVPVSRYGPFHRLLVRHGREVCAARRPRCEVCPVRRWCDYGSARPRP; via the coding sequence GTGTCCCCTGATAGAGTCTTGCCTTCGCCCCGCGTACGCCGCAAGGCCGCGGCGGTCGACGGCGTGCTGCGCCGGCGGCACCGCCTGCCGTTGTGGCGCTCGCGCGATCCACTTGGCACGCTCGTCGGCACGATTCTCTCCCAGCACACAAGCGACACGAATCGCGACCGCGCATTCGCCCGGCTGCGCGCGCGCTTTCCGACGTGGGAGGCGCTGTATCGGGCGTCGACAGCGCAGATCGCCGCGGCGATCCGTCCCGCCGGCCTGGCCCGGGTGAAAGCGCCGCGAATCCGGGCGGTGCTGCGTCGCGTGGCGCGCGAGCGCGGGCGGCTCTCGCTCGCCTTCCTCAGGCGATGGCCCCGCGGGCGGGCGCGGGCCTGGCTGCGCAGCCTCCCCGGGGTGGGGCCGAAGACCGCGGCGATCGTGTTGCAGTTCGCCCTCGCGAAGCCGGCCTTCGCGGTCGATACGCACGTCGACCGCGTCGGGCGGCGCCTCGGCCTCATCCCGCCGCGCATGTCGACCGAGGACGCCCACGACTGGATGGAAGCGGTCGTCCCCGTGTCTCGCTACGGGCCGTTCCATCGCCTGCTGGTCCGCCACGGCCGCGAGGTCTGCGCGGCGAGGCGGCCGCGCTGTGAGGTGTGCCCGGTGCGGCGGTGGTGTGACTACGGGTCGGCTAGGCCGCGGCCGTGA
- a CDS encoding SRPBCC domain-containing protein has translation MQLWRSQNWPPFHYSTVTFALAPVRGGTRLRFTQEGVPNRDYAAKRSGRVSSYWEKMKRFLER, from the coding sequence GTGCAGCTGTGGCGGTCGCAGAACTGGCCGCCCTTCCATTACTCGACGGTCACCTTCGCGCTGGCCCCCGTGCGCGGTGGCACGCGCCTCCGGTTCACCCAGGAAGGCGTGCCGAACCGGGATTACGCCGCGAAGCGCAGCGGGCGGGTGTCTAGCTACTGGGAGAAGATGAAGCGGTTCCTGGAGCGGTAG
- a CDS encoding thiamine pyrophosphate-dependent enzyme, which translates to MRDKVVRKAMSRLDLTRRLVGSLTHGEIVVAGIGNANFDLFAAGHRPENFYMLGSMSLAVPIALGVALAQPSRRVFAIEGDGSVLMNLGALATVAMLAPHNLTIIVWDNGTYQITGGQPAATAEATDLVAVARGAGIVQSAWAHDAVEFERLVGEALTGRGPRFIGARVNQEPGAARPERDPVIVKDRFMRGIGAKRVDSA; encoded by the coding sequence ATGCGCGACAAGGTGGTCAGGAAGGCGATGAGCCGGCTCGACCTGACGCGGCGGCTCGTCGGCAGCCTGACGCACGGCGAGATCGTCGTGGCGGGCATAGGAAACGCCAACTTCGATCTGTTCGCGGCCGGCCACCGGCCCGAGAACTTCTACATGCTGGGCAGCATGAGCCTCGCGGTGCCGATCGCACTCGGCGTCGCGCTCGCGCAGCCCTCGCGCCGGGTGTTCGCGATCGAAGGCGACGGCTCGGTGTTGATGAATCTCGGCGCGCTCGCCACCGTCGCCATGCTCGCGCCGCACAACCTCACCATTATCGTCTGGGACAACGGGACGTACCAGATTACCGGCGGGCAGCCGGCCGCCACCGCCGAGGCGACCGATCTCGTCGCCGTGGCGCGCGGCGCAGGGATCGTGCAGAGTGCCTGGGCGCACGACGCGGTGGAGTTCGAACGGCTCGTCGGCGAGGCGCTCACGGGCCGCGGCCCGCGCTTCATCGGCGCCCGCGTGAATCAGGAGCCCGGCGCGGCCCGCCCCGAGCGCGATCCCGTGATCGTGAAGGACCGGTTCATGCGGGGCATCGGCGCGAAACGCGTCGATTCGGCCTAG
- the cydB gene encoding cytochrome d ubiquinol oxidase subunit II: MATFWFVILVVLVVAYAILDGFDLGVGALHLALARTDAERRTALNAIGPVWDANEVWLLGLGVGVFLAFPRAFAVGFSGFYLPLMLVLWLLMGRGIALEFRHHITDPLWQGAWDVVFSISSLLLALLYGVAVGNVVTGVPIDRHGYFQGLFGWMLNPYALVMGLFSLALLMLHGAYYLCVKTDGPLHERARRAGERLWAAVAVLAAVLTVATFALRPESLVNYRVQPLWLAVPLAAAWCLVTARRAHRRERYGAAFLGSGGLIAALLAATAIGAYPYLLRSQPFPERSLTVANAASAPSGLTAAALWLLPGVVLVLAYQVVVYRVFAGKVRIDAGAHY; this comes from the coding sequence ATGGCCACCTTCTGGTTTGTGATTCTTGTCGTGCTGGTCGTCGCCTACGCGATCCTCGACGGGTTCGATCTCGGCGTCGGGGCGCTGCACCTCGCCCTCGCGCGGACGGACGCCGAACGCCGGACGGCGCTCAACGCGATCGGACCGGTCTGGGACGCCAACGAAGTCTGGCTGCTCGGCCTCGGCGTCGGCGTCTTCCTCGCGTTTCCCCGGGCCTTCGCCGTCGGGTTCAGCGGCTTCTATCTGCCGCTCATGCTGGTGCTCTGGCTGTTGATGGGCCGCGGCATCGCGCTGGAGTTCCGCCATCACATCACCGACCCTCTGTGGCAGGGCGCATGGGACGTGGTCTTCTCGATCAGCAGCCTGCTGCTCGCGCTCCTCTACGGCGTGGCGGTCGGCAACGTGGTCACGGGCGTGCCCATCGACCGGCACGGGTACTTCCAGGGGCTGTTCGGATGGATGCTCAATCCCTACGCCCTCGTGATGGGCCTGTTCAGCCTGGCGCTCCTCATGCTCCACGGCGCCTACTATCTGTGCGTAAAGACCGACGGCCCCCTGCACGAGCGCGCGCGGCGCGCGGGTGAACGCCTGTGGGCCGCCGTGGCGGTGCTGGCGGCCGTGCTCACCGTCGCGACGTTCGCGCTGCGGCCGGAGTCGCTGGTGAACTACCGGGTGCAGCCGCTCTGGCTGGCGGTGCCGCTCGCGGCAGCCTGGTGCCTGGTCACGGCGCGCCGCGCCCACCGGAGGGAACGCTACGGCGCGGCCTTTCTCGGCTCCGGCGGGTTGATCGCCGCGCTCCTCGCGGCCACGGCCATCGGCGCGTACCCGTACCTCCTCCGGTCGCAGCCGTTTCCCGAACGCAGCCTGACGGTGGCGAACGCCGCCTCGGCGCCGAGCGGCCTCACCGCCGCCGCGCTGTGGCTGCTCCCGGGGGTCGTCCTCGTCCTCGCCTACCAGGTCGTCGTCTACCGGGTTTTCGCCGGCAAGGTCCGGATCGACGCCGGCGCCCACTATTGA
- a CDS encoding GNAT family N-acetyltransferase: MATTVPYPAHRETDVVLRDGSTLHVRPIRASDEPALAEFYTALSEDARVMRFFTPLSNAALIQQVRRDVAVDHVRHVGLVATAGPRAEIVAQASYNTADGNRAEVAFAVADALQGRGVATILLGQLAEIAAEHGIQTFQAMVLPENQRMIDVFREAGFPVEVHYSGYELIVTFPTSLTEEALARFEQRDQIAAGNALRAFFAPRSVAVIGASRRRGTIGGEVFHNLLRDGFEGPVYPVNPAASVVQSVPAYRTVGDVPSPIDLAVVTVPAAQVTTVAAQCADKGVRALVVISAGFAEGGPEGKARQAELVRICRTSGMRLIGPNCMGLLNTNPAIRLNATFAPQMPPPGRVAFSTQSGALGLAIIDYAASLGLGLSTFVSVGNKADISGNDLLNYWDTDPATDLILLYLESFGNPRRFARIARRVGRMKPIIAVKSGRSPAGTRATSSHTGALVASDVTVDALFRQAGVIRTDTLEELFDVASLLANQPTPAGNRAAVITNGGGAGVLCADACEAEGLILPTFGEETRSRLRAILPAEASVQNPVDMLASATADHYRETVRIVAADPQVDAVVVIFVPPLVTQAGDVARALVDAARETDRRKPIVTVFMSARGVPDALRAPDVRLPSYAFPEAAGIALARAAGYGAWRARPVGTPPHLSNVRRADAVAVVAAALGRGDGWLTADETYALLRCYGLPLAPQHAASTPAAAAAAAEDLIRETGTPAVALKAVGPGLLHKTDLGAVRLGLGTAAAVRAAADDLENTLTAAGHAPAGWLVQSMAAPGIEMIVGVVHDPRFGPVVACGAGGTFVEVLHDVGVRLTPFTEEDAREMIEGLKIAPALAGIRGRPPADVNALTDVLLRIGGMVEDLPQIAELDCNPVIVHERGATIVDVRVRVAPVELPPLLGRPQPERAAASTAPGTASSSPSS; encoded by the coding sequence ATGGCCACCACGGTTCCGTACCCCGCCCACCGAGAGACGGACGTCGTCCTCCGCGACGGGTCCACGCTGCACGTGCGGCCGATTCGGGCCAGCGACGAGCCCGCACTGGCGGAGTTCTACACCGCGCTGTCGGAGGACGCGCGGGTCATGCGGTTCTTCACCCCCCTCTCGAACGCCGCGCTGATCCAGCAGGTGCGCCGGGACGTCGCCGTGGACCATGTGCGTCACGTCGGCCTCGTCGCGACGGCCGGGCCGCGGGCCGAGATCGTGGCGCAGGCGTCCTACAACACCGCCGACGGCAACCGGGCCGAGGTGGCCTTCGCCGTCGCCGACGCCCTGCAGGGCCGCGGGGTCGCCACGATCCTCCTCGGCCAGCTCGCGGAGATCGCCGCCGAACACGGCATCCAGACCTTCCAGGCGATGGTGCTCCCGGAGAACCAGCGCATGATCGATGTGTTCCGAGAGGCGGGGTTTCCGGTCGAGGTGCACTACAGCGGCTACGAACTGATCGTGACGTTTCCGACGTCGCTCACCGAAGAGGCGCTGGCCCGGTTCGAGCAGCGGGATCAGATCGCGGCGGGGAATGCGCTCCGCGCCTTCTTCGCGCCGCGCTCCGTCGCCGTCATCGGCGCGTCCCGCCGCCGGGGCACGATCGGCGGCGAAGTGTTCCACAACCTGCTGCGCGACGGGTTCGAGGGGCCGGTCTATCCCGTGAACCCCGCCGCCTCCGTCGTGCAGAGCGTGCCCGCCTACCGCACCGTCGGAGACGTCCCGAGCCCGATCGACCTGGCCGTCGTGACGGTTCCCGCCGCGCAGGTGACCACCGTCGCCGCCCAGTGCGCGGATAAGGGCGTGCGGGCCCTCGTCGTCATTTCGGCCGGCTTTGCCGAAGGCGGCCCCGAAGGCAAGGCGCGCCAGGCCGAGCTGGTCCGGATCTGCCGGACCAGCGGGATGCGGCTCATCGGTCCCAACTGCATGGGCCTTCTGAACACGAATCCGGCCATCCGGCTCAACGCCACCTTTGCGCCGCAGATGCCGCCGCCCGGACGCGTCGCGTTTTCGACACAGAGCGGGGCGTTGGGTCTTGCGATCATCGACTACGCCGCCTCGCTCGGCCTCGGCCTCTCTACGTTCGTCTCCGTGGGGAACAAGGCGGACATCTCCGGCAACGATTTGTTGAACTACTGGGACACCGACCCCGCGACGGACCTCATCCTCTTGTACCTCGAGTCGTTCGGAAATCCGCGCCGGTTCGCCCGGATCGCCCGCCGGGTCGGGCGCATGAAACCGATCATTGCCGTGAAGAGCGGGCGTTCTCCGGCCGGCACCCGGGCGACCTCGTCGCATACCGGCGCGCTCGTCGCCTCCGACGTCACCGTCGACGCGCTGTTCCGGCAGGCCGGCGTCATCCGGACGGACACGCTCGAGGAACTCTTCGACGTCGCCTCGCTCCTGGCCAATCAGCCGACGCCCGCCGGGAACCGCGCCGCCGTGATCACCAACGGCGGCGGCGCGGGTGTTCTCTGCGCGGACGCCTGCGAGGCGGAGGGCCTCATCCTCCCGACGTTTGGCGAGGAGACACGGTCCCGACTGCGCGCCATCCTCCCGGCGGAAGCCAGCGTGCAGAACCCCGTGGACATGCTCGCGTCGGCCACCGCCGACCACTACCGGGAAACGGTCCGGATCGTCGCCGCCGATCCTCAGGTGGATGCCGTGGTCGTCATCTTCGTTCCGCCGCTCGTCACCCAGGCGGGTGATGTGGCCCGCGCCCTCGTCGACGCCGCCCGGGAGACCGACCGGCGCAAGCCGATCGTCACGGTCTTCATGTCGGCCCGCGGCGTGCCGGACGCGTTGCGCGCGCCGGACGTCCGCCTGCCCTCGTACGCCTTCCCCGAGGCCGCCGGGATCGCGTTGGCGAGGGCCGCCGGTTACGGCGCCTGGCGGGCCCGGCCGGTCGGCACCCCCCCGCATCTCTCCAACGTGAGGCGCGCGGACGCCGTGGCCGTCGTCGCCGCAGCCCTCGGGCGCGGCGACGGGTGGCTTACCGCCGACGAGACCTACGCCCTGCTGCGATGCTACGGCCTGCCGCTCGCCCCGCAGCACGCGGCCTCCACGCCGGCGGCCGCGGCGGCCGCGGCGGAGGACCTGATCCGCGAGACCGGGACCCCGGCGGTCGCGCTCAAGGCCGTGGGACCGGGCCTGCTGCACAAGACGGACCTCGGCGCCGTCCGGCTCGGCCTCGGCACCGCGGCGGCGGTGCGCGCGGCCGCCGACGATCTCGAGAACACCCTGACGGCGGCCGGCCACGCCCCGGCGGGGTGGCTCGTCCAATCGATGGCCGCCCCCGGGATCGAGATGATCGTCGGCGTCGTCCACGACCCCCGCTTCGGTCCGGTCGTCGCATGCGGGGCCGGCGGCACGTTCGTGGAGGTGCTGCACGACGTGGGCGTGCGGCTCACTCCGTTCACCGAGGAGGACGCGCGTGAGATGATCGAGGGCCTCAAGATCGCTCCGGCGCTCGCGGGGATCCGGGGGCGGCCGCCGGCGGATGTGAACGCCCTGACCGACGTGCTGCTGCGGATCGGCGGGATGGTCGAGGATCTGCCGCAGATCGCGGAACTGGATTGCAACCCCGTGATCGTCCACGAGCGCGGAGCCACGATCGTCGACGTCCGCGTTCGCGTGGCGCCCGTCGAACTGCCGCCGCTGCTGGGGCGGCCGCAACCCGAGCGCGCGGCGGCGTCTACCGCTCCAGGAACCGCTTCATCTTCTCCCAGTAGCTAG
- a CDS encoding acetamidase/formamidase family protein, translating into MALHRFTPPAFHTTMATRDPALVVESGDTVETTTVDARGQDASGRQVTERGNPQTGPFAVRGAEPGDRLTVRLLSLRPNRRWGWSNGAISPNVLEPEAIRDAPAPSPARWDVDVEAGTATLLEPDTRLGRLVLPLAPMVGCFGVAPARGQAISTATSSTHGGNMDYRRFVEGVTVHFPVFVPGALFYIGDGHAVQGDGEIVGTGVEISFDVRFTLTLTKGAAIEWPRGETADEIFTVGNARPLDQCVQHATTEMVRWLVGDFGLDTRGAHVLLGQAVRYDLANMYDPAYTMVCRLPKRWLPPART; encoded by the coding sequence ATGGCCCTGCACCGGTTTACCCCGCCCGCCTTTCACACGACGATGGCGACCCGCGACCCGGCGCTCGTCGTCGAGTCCGGCGACACCGTTGAGACGACGACCGTGGACGCCCGCGGGCAGGACGCTTCCGGGCGGCAGGTGACCGAACGCGGCAACCCGCAGACCGGGCCGTTCGCCGTGCGCGGCGCCGAGCCGGGGGACCGGCTCACGGTACGCCTCCTGTCGCTGCGTCCGAACCGGCGCTGGGGATGGAGCAACGGGGCGATCTCGCCGAACGTCCTCGAACCCGAGGCCATCCGGGACGCGCCGGCACCGTCGCCCGCGCGGTGGGACGTCGACGTGGAGGCGGGGACGGCTACGCTCCTCGAGCCCGACACCCGGCTCGGCCGGCTGGTGCTTCCGCTCGCGCCGATGGTCGGCTGCTTCGGCGTCGCGCCGGCGCGGGGACAGGCGATCTCCACCGCGACGTCGTCGACGCACGGCGGCAACATGGACTACCGCCGGTTCGTCGAGGGGGTTACGGTGCACTTTCCGGTGTTCGTGCCGGGCGCGCTCTTCTACATCGGCGACGGGCACGCGGTGCAGGGCGATGGGGAGATCGTCGGCACCGGCGTGGAAATCTCGTTCGACGTGCGCTTCACGCTGACGCTCACCAAAGGGGCGGCGATCGAGTGGCCGCGCGGCGAGACGGCGGACGAGATCTTTACGGTCGGAAACGCGCGGCCGCTCGACCAGTGCGTCCAGCACGCGACGACTGAGATGGTCCGCTGGCTCGTCGGCGACTTCGGCCTCGACACGCGCGGCGCCCACGTGCTGCTCGGCCAGGCCGTGCGGTACGATCTGGCGAACATGTACGACCCCGCCTACACGATGGTGTGCCGGCTCCCGAAGCGATGGCTGCCGCCGGCCCGTACCTAA